The Oncorhynchus tshawytscha isolate Ot180627B unplaced genomic scaffold, Otsh_v2.0 Un_contig_4226_pilon_pilon, whole genome shotgun sequence nucleotide sequence GGCAAAGAATATGGGAGCAAACTAAACTaaaaaaactaaactaaacttATGACTGCTTTAAAGCTATGCCCCTTTTTCTACATTTCCACATGAATTACGTGCCCAAAggaaactgcctgtagctcaggccctgaaaacaggatatgcatataattggcaccGTTGGAAAAAAaccactttgaagtttgtagcaATGTTAAaatgttggagaatataacacaatagatatggtaggagaaaatctaaagaaaaaaacaaccagaattgttttgttgttgagaaagaccatcctcttagaaatgcaagagaaaggtcatactGTAAAATatctccctggatgcaattcctatggcttccacatggtgtcagcagtctatgttcaaggtgtCAGACttgtaacttaaaaaaaaaaaaaagtttttgtaaGTGGACAATGTCCTGGAAATCCGTGTTTCTGCACACCATTGTGAAGTTGAGCACCTTTCccaaaataaatattatagtttgattaagTTTTAGGGTGTCTGAGGAGTCaattgaaatgtattttgacttgttgacacagagtttaggggtagattttcagatttctttctctgcaagttgaacgagtggattacacAAATCAATGGTGCCAACTAAACAAACTTTTTGAGATATAAAAAtaattttatctaacaaaacggcACTATATGTTATGGCTGGGACCCtatggatgacaaatcagagcaagatttttttaaagtaagttaatatttaatctttatatgtgaatgtatgaaacctgtgccggtggaaaaatattttaatGTTGGGCGCCGTCCTCAAAGAATCGCATGGGATGTTTTCacctgtaatagctactgtaaatcggacagtgcactTAGatcaacaataatttaagcttccagcagatataagacacttatatgtacgtaaatgtttaaaatccataatatttattagaatgtatttgaattatttcaccggaagttgtcccgctagtggATCTTTATTAACCTCTTTAGGATCggaccctttaaaaaaaaaaaaatcctaaaatgacgtacccaaatctaactgcctgtagctcaggacctgaagccagtatatgcatattcttgataacatttgaaagaaacactttgaagtttgtggaattgtgaaatgaatgtaggagaatataacacattagatctggtaaaacagaatacaaagaaaaaaaatgtgttttttcatcagctttgaaatgcaagagaaaggccacaatgtattattccagcttaggcgcaatttagatgtttgtcactagatggcagcagtgtatgtgcaaagttttggactgatccaatgaaccattgtatttcagTTCAAAATGTTGGATCAAAACTTCACAAATGTGATTAACTGATTTTTGATTACAATATAAGTGAATTAGACCAAATAATTAGGATGTCTAAAAATGGGAGAACTAGATAatgaagtgctttcatttctaaatggtgaAATAGATATGTATGAACACCCTAAACACCTAATATGAAACATtctatctcaaatccaaaatgctggagcatAGCACCACATTTAAAACtgtaagcttcactgtccaaacacatatgatgtggaccATGTGTTCCTGGTAAACACACGTAGATCTGGTGAACAGTTGTCACTTGCTGACCAACTACAagaatactgacctcagagtctccagtttacagtgaggattctccagtccagcagagagcagctccactcctgaatccttcaagtcattgttactcagatccagtTCTTCCAAATGTGAGGGGTTTGAtttcagagctgagaccagagaagcacagccttcctctgtgacttgacagcctgacagcctgcaaagagtaaaataatattaaaatcacactgctcttctttggtggtgaaaatagCGGCAGTGTATTTTTTCAAAATAATTCATTTTCAGATATATCAGTGTCCTGAAACCTGCCATATCTATTCATAAATAAATGAATATATCACTATTAGAAATGATACAATTATTGCTTGTAGAGAGAAAAATATGAAGTACAAATAATGAGTAGActgaccagaccagtttaaaaGCAATATCAGTcaaaagacagacagtgaggtatcagaaaaagattgtattgagtatacaatCCAGACCACATCTATTTTGACATTGAagctaacattttaaatgtgtctctgtactccagcattttgtatttgagatcaaatgtttcatatgaggtgacagtataTAATGTCACCTTGAATATGAGAGTATTTTCATACATACCTCTTTCACCACATAGAAATGAAGCACTTTATGTACAgtggggaaaacaagtatttgatacactgccgattttgcaggttttcctactaacaaagcatgtagaggtctgtcatttttatcataggtacacttcaactgtgagagaatctaaaaacaaaatccagaaaatcacattgtatgatttttaagtcattaatttgcattttattgcttgacataagtatttgatacatcagaaaagcagaacttaatatttggtacagaaacctttgtttgcaattacagagatcatacgtttcctgtagttcttgaccaggtttgcacacactgcagcagggattttggcccactcctccatacagaccttctccagatccttcaggtttcggggctgtcgctgggcaatatggactctcagctccctccaaagattttctattgggttcaggtctggagactggctaggccactccaggaccttgatatGCTTCttactccttagttgccctggctgtgtgtttcgggtcattgtcatgctggaagacccagccatgacccatcttcaatgctctgactgagggaaggaggttgttggccaagatctcgcgatacatggccccatccattctcccctcaatacggtgcagtcgtcctgtcccctttgcagaaaagcatccccaaagaatgatgtttccacctccacgcttcacggttgggatggtgttcttggggttgtactcatccttcttcttgcTCCAAACagggcgagtggagtttagaccaaaaagctctatttttgtctcatcagaccacatgaccttctctcattcctcctctggatcatccagatggtcattggcaaacttcagacaggcctgggcatgcgctggcttgagcagggggaccttgcgtgcgctgcaggattttaatccatgacggcgtagtgtgttgctaatggttttctttgagactgtggtcccagctctcttcaggtcattgaccaggtcctgccgtgtagttctgggctgatccctcaccttcctcatgatcattgatgccccacgaggtgagatcttgcatggagccccagaccgaggatgattgaccgtcatcttgaacttccattttctaataattgcgcaaactgttgttgccttctcaccaagctgcttgcctattgtactgtagcccatcccagccttgtgcaggtctacaattttatccccgatgtccttacacagctctctggtcttggtcattgtggagaggttggagtctgtttgattgagtgtgtggacaggtgtcttttataaaggtaacgagttcaaacaggtgcagtttgattccgtctctcacagttgaagtgtacctatgataaaaattacagacctcaacatgctttgtaagtaggaaaacctgcaaaatcgtcagtgtatcaaatacttgttctccccactgtatctagtCCCCAAGTCTTAAGTATTCTGACGTATCCACTTATGGTTTATTAttaagtagtcaaaagtttagtattttgtCCAAAACTCGTTGGTTGCATTTGCAgttagttttggttgtgttttggattATGTTTTGCCCGATAGTAACTGAATGGTGGATTATTGGAGTAATTGTATTTCGAAGTGAGCAGATAACATGTTTCTAAACACAATTAAGTTAATCCTGATGATGCCATGATTAAGaaaaatcatgaatgaatcatgaataataatgagtgagaTAGTAACAGAGCTTACAAAaacacatgctaacctctcaccattaccctCATATCAATCACTCTCAAAGGTGACATTCAGTACTGTTGCCTAATGTAAAACATTATATGGTGTGGACAATCTGTGCCTGataaacacatgtggatctggtgaacagttatcacATGTAAACCAACTACAGGAacactgacctcagagtctccagtttacagtggggattccccagtccagcagagagcagcttcactcctgaatccttcaggtcattgttactcagatccagctctctcaggtgtgaggggtttgacttcagagctgagaccagagaagcacagccttcctctgtgactccacAGCCTGACAGTCTGACAAATAGATCATCATGATTTCACAAACGGACTGTTCATTTAGAAAGACAACGGTAGATACATTTGGTTTATTCTCTCAAACAACATAGATTCATCTTCTGTCTCCTTGAATTGTATGGTCATATTGTTATACTAATGTGAACATCAATGCActgattaaatatgtttttcaataaaatattatatacatattatgaTACATATGTTTCTCCAAACACTTGAATATTTCTTCCTGATGATTAGTActtaaatgtcattgtatgtaCTCACAGAGCCATTTTGGAGACTTTGACCACTGGTAGCAGCCTCAGAagaccttcctctgatctggagtatttcttcaggTCAAACACATCCAGCTCCTTTTCTGAAGTCAGCAACACAAAGACCAGAGCTGACCACTGTGCAGGTGAGAGTTCTTCACCAGAGACACTTCCTGATCTCAGGTATCTTTGGATCTCCTCCACTAGAGAATggtcattcagttcattcagacagtggaacagattgATGCACCTCTCTGGAGAGGGGTTCTCCCTGATCTTCTCCTTAATGTACTTAACTATTTCTTCAGGGCTCTGTGAGCTGCTTCCTGTCTTTGTCAGTAGACCTTGTAAGTGCttctgattggactccagtgagaggcccagaaggaagcggaggaaaaGGTCCAGGTTTCCCGTCTCACTTTGTAAGGCTTTAACCACAGCACTCTTGTAGAGAGTAACTTCAGGCTTGTGTCTGATCCTCAAAGGAAGGTCCCTGAACGTTGATCGTGGTTTGGCCATTAGATTCTCATTGTTGTTTGTGAATGAGAGGAACACATATACAGCAGCCAGAAACTCCTGAATGCTCAGATGCACGAAGCAGTACACCTTGTCCTGGTACAGCCCACATTCCTCTTTAAAGATCTGTGTGCACAATCCTGAGTACACTGAGGCTTCATTGACATCAATGCCAGCCTCTTTCAGGTCTTCTTCATAGAAAATCAGATTGCCATTCACAAGCTGTTGAAAAGCCAGTTTTCCCAGTGACAGAATGCTCTCTTTATTCCAGTGTGGAcccctctcttctttcccaaGATACTTTTCGTTCTTCTTTATTGTATGAAACACCACAAGGTGTGTGTACATCTCAGTCAGAGTCTTGGGCATCTCTTCTctcttatgtttcagcatgtgtTCAAGCACTATTGCAGATATCCAACAGAAGACTGGAATGTGGCACATGATGTGGAGGCTCCTTGATGTCTTTATGTGTGAGATGATTCTGCTGGCCAGgtcctcatcactgaatctcttccTGAAGTACTCCTCCTTCTGTGGGTCATTGAACCCTCGTACCTCTGTCACCTGGTCAACACACTCTGAAGGGATCTTATTGGCTGCTGCAGGTCGGGTAGttatccagaggagagcagagggaagcagatttCCCTTGATGAGATTTGTCAGCAGAACATCCACTGAGGTTGACTTGGTGACGTCACAACAGATCTTGTTCTTCTGGAAGTCTAGGGGCAGTCGGCACTCATCCAGACCATCAAATATGAACAGAACTTTGTACTTGTCGTAGTTGGAGATTCTTGATTCTTTGGTTTCCATTGAGAAGTGGTTGAGAAGTTCAATCAAAGTGTGTTTTTCCCCTTTCATCAAATTCAGCTCCCGAAAAGGGAATGAAAAAACAAATTGGACATCCTGATTTGCTTTTCCTTCAGCCCAGTCCAGAATGAACTTCTGCACAGAGACTGTTTTTCCAATGCCAGCGACTCcctttgtcagcacagttctgataagtttgtcttgtccagttaagggtttgaagatgtcgttacatttgattgcagtctctggtcttgcttgtttcctggttgttgtctcaatctgtctcagctcatgttcattattgacctctccttttccaccctctgtgatgtagagctctgtgtagatcttattgagaagtgttgggtttccTTGTTTAGCGATCCCCTCAAATACACATTGAAACTTCTTCTTCAGATTAGATTTGAGTTCACATTGGCAAATCACAGCAAGCTCATCTGAATGAAGAAATAACACAGAGGATATTAATATTATGTCTGTTTTAATGCCTAATGCATCGTAGGATTGTGTTAGAAAGTTGTACATTATAATACGTTATTCTTTTAACTGACTGTATAAATGTGTAAATGTTTTCATATTGCTTTACACACTGGTGTGATTGATATTATTATTGGTATAGTTGATGGTATTATtaatgttgtctctgtctctgtctctctctcttcgtttctcctcttctttctgtctAAATTAATCACCACAACACATCCCTCCTTTTACTTGATTTGGTCACTAGGTGTTGTGTTAAGGCTGCTACAATATCATTGAGTTACACGGCCACTTTAGCTGTACTTTAGCTACAGATCTTAAATGTTTGTTATAAAACAGCATTCAACATGAGGCAGACAGCTCTTACTTTTCTCCAGTGTGTCAGCAAGCTCCTTCTGGTTCATTTTCCTCAGGACGTGCAGTGTGATCTTCAGAGCCCCCTCTCTGGCACTGCTCTCCTGCTTCTCATCTTCAGCGTCCACCACTTCCT carries:
- the LOC121838751 gene encoding NLR family CARD domain-containing protein 3-like, whose translation is MKSDKSMDHPIYFSTEQKNQQERSESDILSGQSSQSHQTDLASIFSLLEENIMTFMKNELKMFKRILSPELPEGFESQKQDKEVVDAEDEKQESSAREGALKITLHVLRKMNQKELADTLEKNELAVICQCELKSNLKKKFQCVFEGIAKQGNPTLLNKIYTELYITEGGKGEVNNEHELRQIETTTRKQARPETAIKCNDIFKPLTGQDKLIRTVLTKGVAGIGKTVSVQKFILDWAEGKANQDVQFVFSFPFRELNLMKGEKHTLIELLNHFSMETKESRISNYDKYKVLFIFDGLDECRLPLDFQKNKICCDVTKSTSVDVLLTNLIKGNLLPSALLWITTRPAAANKIPSECVDQVTEVRGFNDPQKEEYFRKRFSDEDLASRIISHIKTSRSLHIMCHIPVFCWISAIVLEHMLKHKREEMPKTLTEMYTHLVVFHTIKKNEKYLGKEERGPHWNKESILSLGKLAFQQLVNGNLIFYEEDLKEAGIDVNEASVYSGLCTQIFKEECGLYQDKVYCFVHLSIQEFLAAVYVFLSFTNNNENLMAKPRSTFRDLPLRIRHKPEVTLYKSAVVKALQSETGNLDLFLRFLLGLSLESNQKHLQGLLTKTGSSSQSPEEIVKYIKEKIRENPSPERCINLFHCLNELNDHSLVEEIQRYLRSGSVSGEELSPAQWSALVFVLLTSEKELDVFDLKKYSRSEEGLLRLLPVVKVSKMALLSGCGVTEEGCASLVSALKSNPSHLRELDLSNNDLKDSGVKLLSAGLGNPHCKLETLRLSGCQVTEEGCASLVSALKSNPSHLEELDLSNNDLKDSGVELLSAGLENPHCKLETLRLSGCLVTEEGCASLVSALRSNPSHLKELDLSYNHPGDSGVRLLSAGLEDSRCRLEKLSVEHGGEYTMKPGLRKYTCDLTMDPNTINIHLSLSEENRKVTWRTEEQPYPDHPERFEDDEQVLCREGLTGLCYWEVEWSGKAADIGVTYKGISRRGRGNDCVIGYNDKSWSLFCSENSYRACHNDNLTLIDVPSSSSHRVGVYLDWPAGTLSFYRVSSDTLTHLYTYHTTFTEPLYPGFMVWDDDSSVSLCQVVPVSGGPCVKHNMMFHCNHVFYV